The Halichoerus grypus chromosome 9, mHalGry1.hap1.1, whole genome shotgun sequence genome has a window encoding:
- the LOC144378978 gene encoding developmental pluripotency-associated 5 protein-like, translated as MAPFRVKTQPGSHNPGASKKCSLSRNWLLMHTQQYSCKFKHFLKPSVLHLEARVLEKIFGPSRVLLPGFEREFKVLLQMRERNSEGKVEIFIMGRHRYRKRAKRLIHFLAVKPQRKPCEGTMMLSLETMKSLEKESVHSSAFLSTTVMSSLDEAMQSLEISQETVQEPVTKTV; from the exons ATGGCGCCCTTCCGGGTGAAGACCCAGCCGGGATCCCACAACCCAGGAGCCAGCAAGAAGTGTTCCCTTTCCAGGAATTGGCTCCTTATGCACACTCAGCAGTACTCGTGTAAGTTTAAGCACTTTCTGAAGCCATCAGTGCTTCACCTGGAGGCACGTGTGCTGGAAAAGATTTTCG GTCCAAGCAGAGTCCTCCTTCCGGGATTCGAACGGGAGTTCAAAGTCCTGCTCCAGATGAGAGAGCGCAACTCCGAGGGCAAGGTTGAAATCTTCATCATGGGGAGACACCGGTACCGCAAGCGTGCCAAAAGGCTGATTCACTTTTTGGCCGTGAAGCCGCAAAGGAAGCCGTGCGAAG GCACAATGATGCTCAGCCTGGAAACCATGAAGTCTCTTGAAAAAGAGAGTGTTCATTCCAGTGCTTTCCTCTCCACCACAGTGATGAGCAGCCTGGATGAAGCCATGCAGTCACTGGAAATAAGTCAGGAGACTGTCCAGGAACCTGTTACCAAAACAGTGTGA